The Paenibacillus sp. FSL R7-0204 genome includes a region encoding these proteins:
- a CDS encoding Ger(x)C family spore germination protein, giving the protein MNGKGLLRLIAVAVLVLPLGGCWNSRELNELAVVSGIGMDLVPETDEYRVTFQLVNPSSTSTSTSPGSGKPAVVVVTATDKTMFGALRRASKHVTRQLFFAHTQLIVLGEPLARDGINDIFDIFERSHELRLNSEILVARGSDAASVLKLLTPVESLPALGLVKKAQNTSSVWGENRPISVFDVIHGITGEGDLTINAVKIKGDAQEGEKKSNLEGSETLTETVMNGLGVFRQGKLLYWMKDSEARGTEWLLNQIDETVLDIDADDKKESVAVNIIYSRTEVKTTMENGLPVFHVTIAEEGSVNETDSFVDLSKREEIMKLEQELEKKTRIEVMQAFEKGQELESDIFNFGNELKRTNPQEWAALDGDWGQIFAKGKLDLKIKAYIRSTGMSLKPYIPEGK; this is encoded by the coding sequence ATGAACGGTAAGGGGCTACTGCGCCTGATCGCCGTAGCGGTGCTGGTCCTGCCGCTTGGCGGCTGCTGGAACAGCCGTGAATTGAATGAGCTGGCCGTTGTAAGCGGCATAGGGATGGATCTTGTCCCGGAGACAGATGAATACCGGGTCACCTTTCAATTGGTCAATCCGTCTTCAACATCGACAAGTACCTCTCCCGGAAGTGGCAAACCTGCTGTAGTGGTGGTAACGGCCACTGACAAAACGATGTTCGGCGCGCTGCGGCGGGCGTCGAAGCATGTAACCCGCCAGCTTTTTTTTGCCCATACCCAGCTTATTGTACTTGGGGAGCCCCTGGCGCGGGATGGTATTAACGATATCTTCGACATCTTCGAGCGGTCCCATGAGCTGCGGCTCAATTCAGAAATACTGGTCGCCCGTGGCAGCGATGCCGCCTCTGTCTTGAAGCTGCTGACCCCTGTAGAGAGTCTGCCTGCTCTGGGGCTGGTCAAAAAAGCGCAGAATACCTCCAGTGTCTGGGGGGAGAACCGGCCAATCAGCGTATTTGATGTCATTCACGGCATTACTGGAGAAGGTGATCTGACGATCAATGCGGTGAAGATCAAGGGAGATGCTCAGGAGGGGGAGAAGAAAAGCAATCTGGAGGGGTCAGAGACCCTGACCGAGACGGTGATGAACGGGCTTGGGGTGTTCAGACAGGGAAAGCTGCTCTACTGGATGAAGGACTCAGAAGCACGGGGCACCGAGTGGCTGCTTAACCAGATAGATGAAACCGTGCTCGATATTGATGCGGATGACAAAAAAGAGTCCGTTGCCGTCAATATCATCTATTCCAGAACGGAGGTAAAAACCACGATGGAGAACGGTCTTCCGGTCTTTCATGTGACGATTGCGGAGGAGGGAAGCGTTAATGAAACAGACAGCTTCGTGGATCTCAGCAAGCGGGAAGAAATTATGAAGCTTGAGCAGGAGCTGGAAAAGAAGACGAGGATTGAGGTTATGCAGGCTTTTGAGAAGGGACAAGAGCTGGAGAGTGATATTTTCAATTTCGGCAATGAGCTGAAGCGGACGAATCCGCAGGAATGGGCAGCGCTGGACGGGGACTGGGGCCAGATCTTCGCGAAGGGCAAGCTGGATCTTAAGATCAAGGCTTACATCCGCAGTACCGGCATGAGTCTGAAACCCTATATTCCGGAAGGTAAATAA